One Vespula vulgaris chromosome 7, iyVesVulg1.1, whole genome shotgun sequence genomic window, ATTCTTtcgtcgatttattttaatcgtttagaatgcaagaaaaatgagagatagatagaaaaagaagagagagagagagagattgggaAAATACCTTTTCATTCAAAGTTACGTGAAACTAGTCGTGCGATATATTAAAACGCGTTTCtctataaaatacattattgcTTTTCAAATCGTTGAATCAGAACGCtcggaaaacgaaagagaaagagagaatgcagTGAAGCAATTACGAATGTTTGCGACCGATAAAGAAAATCGCTATTCGAGCGAGACTAGGAAAAGATCTGTACTACATGTATGCTTGTGTACCTGAGTCTATTTGTAAGATATAGACATACGATTAGTATTACACACGTGTTATAATACAAAAGCACGAACTTGGATCGTTCATTACACTTCTTtatccattctttttctctgtctccctaTTTCTCTTAAATCCTTGGAGACTCTTACCTCATTGATATTTACTATTATGGTATAGTATACCTAGCCAaggtaaatatatgtatatatatatatatatgtgtgtatgtatatgcagtAAATCCGAAGCACCGAATAAAATATGAGTCAAGGAACTCTGGAGAGTCGAAGGATCGAAATGAATGCTCTTTCAAtcatgaaattttcaatttcttgtCTTTCCTAACTACACACAGGTATAATCTATTCGACAATttaccctctttttctctcgttcgtttcgagaatatttaacaaatatgaataaatatattcatacgccgtatgtatgtacatatatgtatgtatgtacgaaggAAGTAAGAATGAcgttaaagaattttcttcgagattatttaattatacaaaaaatatatttcaatcacgaataaaacatacgagatataaaatacatgtatatacgtatgtatgtaagtacataaaaattaaatgcgGTAACACGGaatcttaataattttgtagGAACATAACGTTATCGTTCCtagttcaaatatttttcaatattctatttacttttcttctttattatagtTTCGTTACATATCTCATGTTTCACGAACTCTGTcaacataatttttcttcttacatacatactgtatgtatacgtaaaacTTATAcgaaatacaataataaaaaaaaagaaagaaaagagaagaaaaggaaaaaaaaagaaaagaaaagcagtcatacatttatatatatatatatatatatatatataaaatatatatatatttatatgtatatatttataaaacatatatctatacatatataaaaaaagacagaggaaaaaaaaagaaaagaaaataacgtacGTGATCCATATCTTCTGTTTCAGTTTTTCCAAATGTGCCGCCCGCCCCAGGAATGCCTTGTCAAGGAGAAGACAGTGAGTGTTTCGTTGCATTTAACGCCAtcagtatatagtatattatatcgatGCTCGTTGTTGTTTTATAGTAGTGTTGCTTTCGATCGTGTCTTGATACGTATACTAGCCAGCGAGTTGGTCGACGAACGACGGTAAAATGGATCGACCCCGGACACTTTGTGTGTATTCTCGGCAATATCCATCGatggaaaatttgtaaatcGATCCGAATGAATCGTGACAAATCgtaatcattatcattgttatcatcatcattatcattgtcaTCATCGTTTGTcgtattgatttcttttttcgttcactatcatatacatacatgtgtatgtatctatctatttatgtatatgtatgtatgtatgttgtatgtatgtatgtatgtatgtatgtatgtatgtatgtatgtatgaatgtatgtatgtatgtgtatccAAGTGATttcacgaaagaaagatacttTCAAGCAcgtagaatatttaaaatttcgcGGTTGCCCTACGACGAAAGACGAGATGTTTACAAATTTTCCGTCGTGCGTCTCATTGTCGTTCTTGTGTTttgttacgtacatatgtacatatatatcgcgTTTTCGTCCTCGTGAAGTAAGACTCCTATTAAACACGTGCGATTTCTAAACGAATTTACGAAAGCATGGAGCAGTTAAGTCTAATCCGATTCTTTCTTCAAGTTATTCAACACGGTTAGAAacatttctatctatatatataatatgtatatatatatatatgtgttatatatacatgtgtgatagaattgatttatataaatatacatgtatatatatatgtatatatatatatatatatatatatatatatatatatttatatatttaaatgtagcACGCGAAAGAGACCTGTGAAATGTAGAAGAAAAGATTGCTTGGAAGAATTATTGTCATTAAagccatttttatattttatcatttcgtatttatttatttatcagagAAGTAGCAAACACACAAATATAtgcacttacatatatatgtctataaatCGTCCACACGATCTTTTTTGCTGATTATTTATGTTGCCTTTTGCATTGTTATTACGTATTGTTATTGTCGTTGTTGTACTGTTGGTCGTCTTCGCACCATTCATTACGTTGTCATGCCATGCtctcattatattttctttttcttttcttcatttcgatGTGCGCGGAATGAATGAATATCACAGGTATTCCAATCACCGTAAATCCTCTCACCCTAATACCACCCCCACATAAAATTCCTTCAGCCTTTTGTGACAATTATTTGGTTTCATTTTCCAAAGGAAGCATATACAGACGCGGAGCACGTAGGTGGAGGAAGCTGTACCGGGTGAATGGACATATATTTCAGGCGAAACGCTTCAATCGGGTAAGCAtcaatatatctatgtgtatatatatgtatatatatatacatatatatatagagatagatgtttttcttttacaataaaaatttttcattattatttcgatatatatattttttctctttcatatacaTACCGATCACCATCGAGcctgtatactatatatatatatatacatatatatatatgtatgtatgtatgtatgtatgtatgtatatatatctatatagaattctatctttttccccTCTCGTTTAAAACATGATCAAACGACATGATCGTacgaggaaagaggaagaaggaaacttGCTGGCTAGTGAAAGTTCGTTGATAATCGAGCTTTCTCGCAGAAGGatcttctcatttcttttttttttcgttcttttcctttttctttttcttttctcttctcttcattcGAAAGATTAGACGCAATACACTCTTTTTCGCTGTTCTGGCATATAGAATACGCTGCCGCCTATATGATAACGTacgtttgaatattatttttcttctacacGCCTGAAGAACTAATACAATAAACGTAGTAGTAACGTGGATTCGTCTCGATGCTTGGAGAGGCTGAGAATAACGTATGGCGGAATCGGATCGAGACTCTGATACGATGAGGgagataaaaggagaaatagaatGTTTgtttgtgcgtgtgtgtttgtatgtgtctgtgagggagagagagagggagagggagaaagaaagatagagaaagaaagagacacaaACAGACATGCACACAAACAtaaacagagacagaaaagGGCCAATATAGGTATAGGTACTACCGATAACTAACTTCCTTGTTTGACTTCCTTCTCAGCGGGCGTTCTGCGCGTTCTGCCAGGATCGGATCTGGGGACTGGGTCGGCAGGGATTCAAGTGTATCCAGTGCAAGCTCCTTGTACACAAGAAATGTCACAAGGTGGTGCGGAAGCCCTGCTTGAGCATGcatcagcagcaacaacagcaacaacaacaattgcAGAGCACGGAATCCCAGACGATCGACAGGAACGGCGATCAACAACAGCCTGATTCTCTACGTTGCAGTCCGGCAGCTCATCTCGAAGACGAGATCGCTGAGTCGCCGATCGTCGAGGAGCACTCACGTAATCGTAagaaatcgattatattaacACGTTCTCGatcaaattttactttttaataaggataaaaagagTCTAAAAGAtatgatgattatatatatatgtatatatatatatatttatttatttatttgtatttatcttttatttaggggaaaaagaaacattaaatcaGTATACAACTCTATGTGAAATTTGTTGGGTAGTCAACGTGTTaagaaagaattcttttaGTAGAAAGTAtagatttataaatgaaatttttttttctttttgaatataaaacagGAACCGGTAGTTACGAAGGGGAAGAATTGGCATTGGACACGGTTACCGGCGCTGATAATTCAAACGATATGCAGAGACAGTACTCGTTGAACGATTTCGAACTCATCAGGGTGATCGGTCGTGGCTCTTATGCAAAAGTTCTGATGGTCGAACTTAAGCGTACCAAGAGGATCTATGCGATGAAGGTGATCAAGAAGGCATTGGTAACAGACGACGAGGATATTGACTGGGTGCAAACGGAGAAGCATGTATTCGAGACTGCCTCGAATCATCCCTTCCTCGTCGGGCTTCATTCGTGTTTCCAGACACCCTCTCGACTCTTCTTCGTCATCGAATTCGTCCGAGGTGGAGATCTTATGTTCCACATGCAAAGGCAGCGTCGACTTCCCGAAGAACATGCTCGCTTTTATGCGGCCGAGATCAGTCTTGCGTTGAACTTTTTGCACGAGAAAGGTAAGTAAATATGTGaggtatttaatttttaatctatgtttataaatatatatatatatatttttatcttcgttttaAAGTACAGAATATGTTTAGAAATTTGTTATCGTACATAAATTTGCTCGCATATAAATTTAACCTCCGGAATTATTGGATAAAGATATAATGAACAATAATATTCACACGACAGGTATAATATATCGAGATCTAAAGCTGGATAACGTATTGCTGGATCACGAGGGACACGTCAAGCTTACGGATTATGGAATGTGCAAGGAGGGTGTCCGAGAAAGCGATACCACTGCGACTTTCTGTGGAACACCTAACTATATAGCCCCGGAGATATTGCGTGGCGAGGATTATAGCTTTTCAGTCGATTGGTGGGCTCTTGGCGTTTTATTGTACGAAATGTTGGCGGGTCGCAGCCCCTTCGACATCGCCGGTGCTTCGGAGAATCCCGATCAGAATACCGAGGATTATCTCTTCCAAGTTATATTACAAAAGACGATTCGTATTCCGCGATCGTTATCGGTAAAGGCCGCTTCCGTTTTGAAAGGCTTCCTTTGCAAGGATCCCGCTGAGAGACTCGGTTGTGGAAAGAGGCCTTCGGCCTTTTTCGATATAGTC contains:
- the LOC127065154 gene encoding atypical protein kinase C isoform X2, with the translated sequence MIPNRSSNSAQSNMTTSTQFVLYLHKTRRTDVSFFNSYYFFNMTLGRVFKGKGQSKGQARMPAEMDIRVKVIYNGEVQITYVTAGISVDTLREEMRAICGFGGAGPGSGPDQQFTMKWVDDEGDPCRIASQEELDEALRLYELEKDTEITIHVFPNVPPAPGMPCQGEDRSIYRRGARRWRKLYRVNGHIFQAKRFNRRAFCAFCQDRIWGLGRQGFKCIQCKLLVHKKCHKVVRKPCLSMHQQQQQQQQQLQSTESQTIDRNGDQQQPDSLRCSPAAHLEDEIAESPIVEEHSRNRTGSYEGEELALDTVTGADNSNDMQRQYSLNDFELIRVIGRGSYAKVLMVELKRTKRIYAMKVIKKALVTDDEDIDWVQTEKHVFETASNHPFLVGLHSCFQTPSRLFFVIEFVRGGDLMFHMQRQRRLPEEHARFYAAEISLALNFLHEKGIIYRDLKLDNVLLDHEGHVKLTDYGMCKEGVRESDTTATFCGTPNYIAPEILRGEDYSFSVDWWALGVLLYEMLAGRSPFDIAGASENPDQNTEDYLFQVILQKTIRIPRSLSVKAASVLKGFLCKDPAERLGCGKRPSAFFDIVTHSFFKAIDWEMLEQKQVTPPYKPRLDSDRDLANFPPEFTDEPVHLTPDDPRVIDKIDQSEFEGFEYVNPLLMSLEDCV
- the LOC127065154 gene encoding atypical protein kinase C isoform X1, with the protein product MAWGYWSATSVSDRSRSPRREKDKQQQQQQQQQHQTLHQQQQQQQYQEVPQGGYGVQQLQAESAPIGSGGLAPEEPPRGTMIQAGSFYSYTAATTAAAAAAAAAAAAGRRIGAPVEGPSSSSSSGIQILPRERHVVKPPPVGNYPPSPGSDSGDYEQTPLGGGIGGSRATECSPPPLPLAASPHGIAAAGLGPGADILAQPCSSSRMKLLADETAEEFSDVDSAGPEIIYASNGRGIGTTGCLLHGPCAANPPPEPAPPIPPLLDEHTSAPSHIWFNEITWVFPNVPPAPGMPCQGEDRSIYRRGARRWRKLYRVNGHIFQAKRFNRRAFCAFCQDRIWGLGRQGFKCIQCKLLVHKKCHKVVRKPCLSMHQQQQQQQQQLQSTESQTIDRNGDQQQPDSLRCSPAAHLEDEIAESPIVEEHSRNRTGSYEGEELALDTVTGADNSNDMQRQYSLNDFELIRVIGRGSYAKVLMVELKRTKRIYAMKVIKKALVTDDEDIDWVQTEKHVFETASNHPFLVGLHSCFQTPSRLFFVIEFVRGGDLMFHMQRQRRLPEEHARFYAAEISLALNFLHEKGIIYRDLKLDNVLLDHEGHVKLTDYGMCKEGVRESDTTATFCGTPNYIAPEILRGEDYSFSVDWWALGVLLYEMLAGRSPFDIAGASENPDQNTEDYLFQVILQKTIRIPRSLSVKAASVLKGFLCKDPAERLGCGKRPSAFFDIVTHSFFKAIDWEMLEQKQVTPPYKPRLDSDRDLANFPPEFTDEPVHLTPDDPRVIDKIDQSEFEGFEYVNPLLMSLEDCV